The Corythoichthys intestinalis isolate RoL2023-P3 chromosome 1, ASM3026506v1, whole genome shotgun sequence genome has a segment encoding these proteins:
- the LOC130919121 gene encoding oocyte zinc finger protein XlCOF6-like isoform X1: protein MRCPADVTIKRLHPEKHDPLHVKEEMEPEMLYIKQEAEPETPKIKEEQEDEILKSPKTICVKSEENEGPSEESGAAKPWSDSSFQHLTTKGEERPQPDGLLAPLSDADDVTSRSSDFNTDDEDNNYEQNASKSLNKSSLERDTKAVGKPFTCSLCDKTYSWKQDLKRHMCTHTGEKPFVCTFCGKRFTDKGNLNKHTSTHTGEKPFACSLCGNRFTQKNQLDRHIRTHTGEKPFPCSLCDKRYFTKSELNVHIRTHNAEKPFACCLCDKRFGRKEPLTRHTLTHTGEKPFPCSLCDKRYLTKAELNIHTRTHNGEKPFACSLCDKRFGRKQQLTRHTPTHTGEKPFVCACCGKRFALKRTLNIHARSHTGEKPFTCSICGKRFAHKTTFNRHARAHTREKLFVCTCCGKGFTDEGRLKEHTRTHTGEKTFECLLCDKRFFAKKDLTKHTRTHTGEKPFVCTYCGKQFAEKGNLNQHTLTHTREKPFPCLVCHKRFSRKEQLNCHTKTHTGEKPFACSRCSKTYFAKADLNRHVTRTHNEEKPFACSLCDERFCQKQQLTTHTRTHAEEKPFLCTFCGKRFTRKIELICHTRTHTGEKPFACSLCDKRFCQKQQLTTHVRTHTGEKPFLCTFCGTRFSRKVELICHTRTHTEEKPFLCTFCGKRFTRKLILICHIRTHTGEKPFACSHCDKRFCTKRQLTTHTRTHTGEKPFACSLCDKRFCTRHQLTRHTRTHTGEKPFLCTFCDKRFTQKIQLVRHTSAHTGEKPYPCTFCGKQFAEKGSLNTHTMTHAGEKPFPCSVCHKRFSRKILLKDHARTHTGEKPFVCTACGKRFTHKGSLNRHTRIHNGEKPFK, encoded by the exons atgagg TGTCCGGCGGACGTCACTATAAAACGGCTTCACCCTGAGAAGCACGATCCCCTCCACGTTAAAGAGGAGATGGAGCCGGAGATGCTATACATAAAACAGGAGGCGGAGCCAGAGACCCCCAAGATTAAAGAAGAACAGGAAGATGAAATCCTCAAGTCTCCAAAGACCATTTGTGTCAAGAGTGAAGAAAATGAAGGTCCAAGCGAAGAGAGCGGAGCAGCGAAACCTTGGAGCGACAGCTCATTTCAACACCTGACAACAAAAGGAGAGGAACGACCTCAACCTGACGGTTTGTTAGCTCCACTCTCGGACGCTGACGACGTAACATCACGCTCTTCTGACTTCAACACTGATGATGAGGATAACAACTATGagcaaaatgcttcaaaatccttAAACAAGTCATCATTGGAAAGAGACACAAAAGCGGTTGGGAAACCTTTTacctgctcactttgtgataaaacataCTCTTGGAAACAGGACTTAAAAAGACACATGTGTACACACACTGGGGAgaaaccttttgtctgcacattttgtggtaaaagattcaccgacaagggaaatttaaacaaacacacaagcacacacactggagagaagccttttgcttgCTCACTCTGCGGTAATAGATTCACTCAAAAGAATCAGTTGGATAGACACATTCGTACGCACACTGGGGAAAAGCCTTTTCCTtgctcactttgtgataaaagataCTTCACAAAGTCAGAATTAAACGTTCACATACGAACACACAAtgcagagaagccttttgcctgctgtctttgcgataaaagatttggcCGTAAGGAACCGTTAACAAGACACACGCTTACGCACACTGGGGAAAAGCCTTTTCCAtgctcactttgtgataaaagataCTTAACGAAAGCAGAATTAAACATTCACACACGAACACAcaatggagagaagcctttcgcctgctctctttgcgataaaagatttggcCGTAAGCAACAGTTAACAAGACACACgcctacacacactggagaaaagccttttgtatgTGCATGTTGTGGCAAAAGATTCGCTCTGAAGAGAACTTTAAACATACATGCAAGATCGcatactggagagaagccttttaccTGCTCAatctgtggtaaaagattcgctCATAAGACAACTTTCAACAGACATGCTAGAGCACACACTAGAGAGAAGCTttttgtctgcacatgttgTGGTAAAGGATTCACCGACGAGGGACGTTTAAAGGAACACACAAGAACGCACACTGGGGAGAAAACTTTTGAATGTTTACTATGTGATAAACGATTTTTTGCTAAGAAAGATTTAACAAAACACACGCGTACACACaccggagaaaagccttttgtctgcacatattGCGGTAAACAATTTGCCGAGAAGGGAAATTTAAACCAACACACCTTGACACACACCAgagaaaagccttttccctGCTTAGTTTGCCATAAAAGATTCTCTCGGAAAGAACAACTAAACTGTCACACtaaaacacacactggagagaagccttttgcctgttcACGCTGCAGTAAAACATACTTCGCGAAGGCAGATTTAAACAGACACGTAACAAGAACACATAATGAGGAGAAGCCTTTTGCTTGCTCTCTTTGCGATGAAAGATTCTGTCAAAAGCAACAGTTAACAACACACACGCGTACACACGCTGAGGAAAAACCTTTTCTCTGCAcattttgtggcaaaagatTCACCCGGAAGATAGAATTAATATGTCACACAAGGACACACACTGGGGAAAAGCCTTTCGCATGCTCTCTTTGCGACAAAAGATTCTGTCAAAAGCAACAGTTAACAACCCACGTGCGTACACACACCGGGGAAAAGCCTTTTctctgcacattttgtggtacGAGATTCTCCCGGAAGGTAGAATTAATATGTCACACAAGGACACACACTGAGGAAAAGCCTTTTctctgcacattttgtggtaaaagattcacccggAAGTTAATATTAATATGTCACATAAGGACACACACCGGGGAAAAGCCTTTCGCATGCTCtcattgcgataaaagattttgtacGAAGCGTCAGTTAACAACgcacacacgtacacacactggGGAAAAGCCTTTCGCATGCTCTCTTTGCGATAAAAGGTTTTGTACGAGGCATCAATTAACAAGACACACACGTACGCACACCGGGGAAAAGCCTTTTCTCTGCACATTTTGTGATAAAAGATTCACCCAGAAGATACAATTAGTACGTCACACAAGTGCACACACTGGGGAAAAGCCTTATCCttgcacattttgtggtaaacaATTCGCTGAGAAGGGaagtttaaacacacacacaatgacacACGCTGGAGAAAAGCCatttccctgctcagtttgcCATAAAAGGTTCTCTCGGAAAATACTACTCAAGGATCacgcaagaacacacactggagaaaagccttttgtctgcacagctTGTGGTAAACGATTCACTCATAAGGGAAGTTTAAACAGACACACAAGAATACAtaatggagagaagcctttcaaaTGA
- the LOC130919121 gene encoding gastrula zinc finger protein XlCGF52.1-like isoform X3: MPYIKQEAEPEIPKIKEEEQEGEITKCPMTVCVKSEDEGPSEESGAAKPSSDCSFQHLTTKGEGRPQPDGLLAPLSDSDDVTSHSSDFYTDEEDNDIEPNASKSRNKSSLKRDTKECVVGKPFVCSLCGKRFTQKIQLETHMRTHTGEKPFPCSVCHKRYITKADLKVHTRTHSGEKPFACSFCDKRFRVMPQLTTHTRTHTGEKPFLCTFCGKTFTQKGELIRHTRAHTGEKPFACSFCDKTFCTRHQLTRHTRTHTGEKPFACSVCHLRFRLKHQLTRHTFTHTGEKPFVCTTCGKRYIEKKDLSIHTRTHTGEKPFACTSCGKRFTSKGHLSEHSKTHTGEKPFDCSHCDKRFRTKKDLTRHTLTHTGEKAFLCSVCGKRFAQERSLNIHAKRHA, encoded by the coding sequence ATGCCGTACATCAAACAAGAGGCGGAGCCAGAGATCCCCAAGattaaagaagaagaacaggaaGGTGAAATCACGAAGTGTCCAATGACTGTTTGCGTGAAGAGTGAAGATGAAGGTCCAAGTGAAGAAAGCGGAGCAGCGAAACCTTCGAGTGACTGCTCATTTCAACACCTGACAACAAAAGGAGAGGGACGACCGCAACCTGACGGTTTGTTAGCGCCGCTCTCGGACAGTGACGACGTAACGTCACACTCTTCTGACTTTTACACTGATGAGGAGGATAATGACATTGAGccaaatgcttcaaaatcccGAAACAAGTCATCATTGAAAAGAGACACAAAAGAATGCGTGGTTGGGAAGCCATTTGTctgctcactttgtggtaaaagattcactcagaagatTCAGTTAGAAACACAcatgcgtacacacactggagaaaagccttttccctgctcagtttgcCATAAAAGATACATCACGAAGGCAGATTTAAAggttcacacaagaacacatagtggagagaagccttttgcctgctcattttgcgataaaagatttcgtGTTATGCCTCAGTTAACAACACACACTCGTacgcacactggagaaaaaccttttctctgcacattttgtggtaaaacaTTCACCCAGAAGGGAGAATTAATACGTCACACAAGGGCACACACTGGGGAAAAGCCTTTCGCATGCTCATTTTGCGATAAAACATTTTGTACGAGGCATCAGTTAACAAGACACACACGTACGCACACTGGGgaaaagcctttcgcctgctcagtttgtcatCTAAGATTTCGTCTGAAGCATCAGTTAACaagacacacattcacacacactggagaaaaaccttttgtctgcacaactTGTGGTAAAAGATACATCGAGAAAAAAGATTTAAGcattcacacaagaacacacactggagagaagcctttcgcctgcacaagttgtggtaaaagattcaccagCAAGGGACATTTGAGCGAACACTCAAAAACGCATacaggagagaagccttttgactGCTCACATTGCGATAAACGATTTCgtacaaaaaaagatttaacaAGACACACGCTTACACACACCGGGGAAAAGGCTTTtctctgctcagtttgtggtaaaagattcgctCAGGAGAGATCTTTAAACATACACGCGAAAAGACACGCCTAA